In one Pseudodesulfovibrio tunisiensis genomic region, the following are encoded:
- a CDS encoding PEP/pyruvate-binding domain-containing protein, with the protein MDAKQLFKHWTYQIFAPGTLLRRKYEAFKTLLAQDNIALQLIADLEELFYGDVLADRTRAAWLCSRLSAAVGNMAGQLVEMNPGQYMDLPEYYRKIDFYVRMALELDQPEAGPPFILSLAEAADARRLAGGKASNLARALRDANAPVPPGFVVTANAFHYFIESNGLGPDMEKRLRRMVVGDRNLLAQLTLEMQELILEGEVPEEIARGIRLGVSEIIGEDDLIAVRSSALSEDGDISFAGQYASELDVHPNDAVEAYKRVLAGKYCPRAVSYRITHGLTDSDTAMAVLILPMVEAEHAGVIYTDDPDCKGEQGRTMGVYAVRGLGNSLVDGSARPIKATLTRDKQPEPIEGCDPDQQGMPDPDDLRKLGRIAMHLEKRLDGPQDVEWAIDSTGKIFILQTRPLQSEREEAGQSDHCILAKPLAQQMERASGGAGCGEIYHAATGADFANIPDGAVVVTPMLKPALAGFVGSLNAVIAHTGSRASHFASVAREAGIPVLIGDYPMESLPEGQLVTVDGATGSVYEGCVEEVLTRAMQRKAAPEHSLAQYKPIIPLTVKLNLTDPAARNFSPVGCRSLHDVVRFCHEKAVGEMFTLVDKTGRGMGGAKRLTTSLPIVMYVLDLGDGLFEGAGVNSREVSADDIRSRPMWALWYGLADPRVPWSNRLTHMDWEEFDRMSGGIFRFDSKLLASYALISDDYLHLMVRFGYHFSVVDTVCGNDPGANYISFRFKGGGAAMDNRVLRLAFITRILERYGFEVSAKGDLLDAKCARMDENDTRKRLARLGYLMAVTRLMDMSLNSGEDVDKAVDNFFRQAENHEDSQA; encoded by the coding sequence ATGGACGCGAAACAGCTCTTCAAGCACTGGACCTATCAGATATTCGCCCCGGGCACCCTGCTCCGACGCAAGTACGAGGCGTTCAAGACCCTGCTCGCCCAGGACAACATCGCCCTGCAACTGATAGCGGATCTGGAAGAGCTGTTCTACGGCGACGTGCTTGCGGACCGCACACGCGCGGCATGGCTCTGTTCACGCCTCTCCGCTGCCGTCGGCAACATGGCCGGGCAGCTTGTGGAGATGAATCCGGGCCAGTACATGGACCTGCCCGAATATTACCGCAAGATCGATTTCTACGTGCGCATGGCTCTGGAACTGGACCAGCCCGAGGCCGGGCCGCCCTTCATCCTGTCCCTTGCCGAGGCTGCGGACGCGCGTCGGCTTGCCGGAGGCAAGGCCTCCAATCTGGCCCGCGCCCTGCGCGATGCCAACGCGCCGGTTCCCCCGGGATTCGTGGTCACGGCCAATGCGTTCCATTATTTCATCGAGAGCAACGGGCTCGGCCCGGACATGGAAAAACGGCTCCGCCGCATGGTGGTCGGCGATCGCAATCTTCTGGCCCAGCTCACTCTGGAAATGCAGGAACTGATTCTGGAAGGCGAGGTTCCCGAGGAAATCGCCCGAGGCATCCGGCTGGGCGTGTCCGAAATCATCGGCGAGGACGACCTGATCGCAGTACGCAGCAGCGCGCTTTCCGAAGACGGCGACATTTCCTTTGCCGGCCAGTACGCCAGCGAACTCGACGTGCACCCCAACGATGCGGTGGAAGCCTACAAGCGCGTGCTGGCGGGCAAGTACTGCCCGAGAGCCGTATCCTACCGCATCACCCACGGCCTGACCGACTCGGATACGGCCATGGCCGTGCTCATCCTGCCCATGGTCGAGGCCGAACATGCCGGAGTCATCTATACGGACGACCCGGACTGCAAGGGCGAACAGGGACGCACCATGGGCGTCTATGCGGTACGCGGTCTGGGCAACTCCCTTGTCGACGGCAGCGCCCGCCCGATCAAGGCGACCCTGACCCGTGACAAGCAGCCAGAGCCCATCGAAGGATGCGATCCGGACCAGCAGGGCATGCCCGATCCGGATGACCTGCGCAAACTGGGCCGCATCGCCATGCACCTGGAAAAGCGTCTCGACGGTCCTCAGGACGTGGAATGGGCCATAGATTCCACGGGCAAGATATTCATTCTCCAAACCCGGCCCCTGCAATCCGAACGTGAAGAGGCCGGACAGTCCGACCACTGCATTCTCGCCAAACCGTTGGCGCAGCAAATGGAACGCGCATCCGGCGGCGCGGGATGCGGCGAGATATACCATGCCGCCACTGGCGCGGATTTTGCCAACATCCCGGATGGCGCGGTCGTGGTCACGCCCATGCTCAAGCCTGCATTGGCCGGTTTCGTGGGCAGCCTGAACGCAGTGATCGCGCACACGGGCAGCCGGGCCAGCCATTTTGCCTCGGTGGCCCGGGAGGCAGGCATTCCCGTACTCATCGGCGACTACCCCATGGAGTCCCTGCCCGAAGGCCAACTCGTGACCGTGGACGGTGCTACCGGCTCGGTCTACGAGGGATGCGTGGAGGAGGTCCTGACCCGGGCCATGCAGCGCAAGGCCGCGCCCGAGCACTCCCTTGCCCAGTACAAGCCCATCATTCCCCTGACCGTGAAACTGAATCTGACCGATCCGGCTGCGCGCAATTTTTCGCCCGTGGGTTGCCGCTCCCTGCATGACGTGGTGCGGTTCTGCCATGAAAAGGCGGTCGGCGAGATGTTCACTCTGGTGGACAAGACCGGACGCGGCATGGGCGGGGCAAAACGTCTCACCACCAGCCTGCCCATCGTCATGTACGTGCTTGATCTGGGCGACGGCCTGTTCGAGGGAGCAGGAGTCAACTCCAGGGAAGTCTCGGCTGACGACATCCGCAGCCGCCCCATGTGGGCATTGTGGTACGGGCTGGCCGACCCGCGCGTCCCCTGGTCCAACCGGCTCACGCACATGGACTGGGAGGAATTCGACAGGATGAGCGGCGGCATATTCCGCTTCGATTCCAAGCTGCTGGCCAGCTATGCACTCATCTCCGACGACTATCTGCACCTCATGGTCCGGTTCGGCTACCACTTTTCGGTGGTGGATACGGTGTGCGGCAACGATCCCGGGGCCAACTACATTTCCTTCCGGTTCAAGGGGGGCGGTGCAGCCATGGACAACCGGGTGCTCCGGCTCGCCTTCATAACCCGAATTCTGGAACGCTACGGTTTCGAGGTTTCCGCAAAGGGCGACCTGCTGGACGCCAAATGCGCGCGCATGGATGAAAACGACACGCGCAAGCGGCTGGCCCGTCTCGGCTATCTCATGGCCGTGACCCGACTCATGGACATGAGCCTCAATTCCGGGGAAGACGTGGACAAGGCCGTGGACAACTTCTTCCGGCAGGCGGAAAACCATGAAGATTCCCAGGCATAA
- a CDS encoding amino acid ABC transporter substrate-binding protein: MKFKCKSLLVLAFMVAFASSAFAGTLEDVKKKGYITLGVSEGVVGFSAPDSDGKWVGFDVDMGRAVAAAVLGDSNALKFVPLASKQKIVAVSSGQVDLAPRTTTWTLKRDAKQGVDFTVVMFYDGQGFMVRKDLGLTSAKELDGASVSVTSGTSNELNVADFARANGIKLETVVFDSKKEAFQAYLAGRVDAFTTDASQLAAMRAMAPNASEHVILPERISKEPLAPYVRHGDNQWKDLVTWVMYGLIEAEEKGITQANVLEMKTKSDDPMVKRMLGVTGDTGSFLNLDNDWLVRAIQAVGNYGEMYNRYFGPDTQLNLPRERNELWTRGGLLYAMPIR, encoded by the coding sequence ATGAAATTCAAGTGCAAGTCCTTGTTGGTACTGGCTTTTATGGTGGCGTTCGCCTCCTCGGCCTTTGCTGGCACTCTGGAAGACGTCAAGAAGAAGGGATACATCACTCTTGGCGTGAGCGAAGGCGTGGTTGGGTTTTCCGCTCCGGATTCCGATGGCAAATGGGTTGGCTTCGACGTCGACATGGGCCGTGCGGTTGCCGCTGCGGTTCTGGGCGATTCCAATGCTCTGAAGTTCGTTCCGCTGGCTTCCAAGCAGAAGATCGTGGCCGTTTCCTCCGGTCAGGTCGATCTGGCTCCCCGCACCACCACCTGGACCCTGAAGCGCGACGCCAAGCAGGGCGTGGATTTCACCGTGGTAATGTTCTACGATGGTCAGGGTTTCATGGTCCGCAAGGATTTGGGACTCACTTCCGCCAAGGAACTGGACGGCGCTTCTGTTTCCGTGACCTCCGGCACCTCCAACGAGCTGAACGTGGCCGATTTTGCCCGTGCCAACGGCATCAAGCTGGAGACCGTTGTCTTCGACAGCAAGAAGGAAGCGTTTCAGGCGTACCTTGCCGGACGCGTGGATGCCTTCACCACGGATGCAAGCCAGCTTGCCGCCATGCGCGCCATGGCTCCGAACGCCAGTGAGCATGTGATCCTTCCCGAACGCATTTCCAAGGAACCGCTGGCTCCGTATGTCCGCCATGGCGACAATCAGTGGAAGGACCTGGTCACCTGGGTCATGTACGGCCTGATCGAGGCCGAGGAAAAGGGCATCACTCAGGCCAACGTGCTTGAGATGAAGACCAAATCCGATGACCCCATGGTCAAGCGCATGCTTGGCGTGACCGGCGATACCGGTTCGTTCCTGAATCTGGACAACGACTGGCTGGTCCGGGCCATTCAGGCCGTGGGCAACTATGGCGAGATGTACAATCGCTACTTCGGTCCTGACACCCAGCTGAATCTTCCCCGCGAACGCAACGAATTGTGGACCCGTGGCGGCCTGCTGTACGCCATGCCCATCCGCTAG
- a CDS encoding response regulator produces MAKILVLDDVMDAGILVKRILERKGHNVDAFTEEEDAIRHVAEHEVDLAILDIKLKKMTGVEVLEEIKKANPTVRAIMLTGYPTLETARDSLRLGADEYCVKPIDKDELETKVEDVLAR; encoded by the coding sequence ATGGCAAAAATACTCGTTCTCGACGACGTCATGGACGCAGGCATACTGGTCAAACGCATTCTGGAGCGCAAAGGGCACAACGTGGACGCCTTTACCGAAGAGGAAGACGCGATTCGCCACGTTGCCGAACATGAGGTCGATCTGGCCATTCTGGACATCAAGCTCAAGAAGATGACCGGCGTGGAAGTGCTGGAGGAAATCAAGAAAGCCAATCCCACAGTCCGGGCCATCATGCTGACCGGCTATCCCACTCTGGAGACCGCGCGTGATTCCCTGCGTCTGGGCGCCGACGAATACTGCGTCAAGCCCATTGACAAGGACGAGCTGGAAACCAAGGTCGAAGACGTTCTGGCAAGGTAG
- a CDS encoding amino acid ABC transporter ATP-binding protein, which produces MPSREIVIDVKDLNKWYGSFHVLKNINLQVHRGERIVVCGPSGSGKSTLIRCMNRLETHQQGRIVVNGIELTGNLKGLEKIRREVGMVFQSFNLFPHMSVLDNLTLAPVWVRHMPRKEAVEQAMHYLSRVRIAEQADKFPGQLSGGQQQRVAIARALCMNPSVLLFDEPTSALDPEMIKEVLDVMIELAEEDMTMVCVTHEMGFARTVADRVIFMDGGEIVEENTPEEFFNNPQFDRTRLFLSQILQH; this is translated from the coding sequence ATGCCTTCCCGTGAAATCGTCATAGACGTGAAAGACCTCAACAAGTGGTACGGTTCGTTCCACGTTCTCAAGAATATCAATCTTCAGGTCCACCGGGGCGAGCGCATCGTGGTATGCGGCCCGTCCGGGTCGGGCAAGTCCACGCTCATCCGGTGCATGAACCGGCTGGAAACCCACCAGCAGGGGCGGATCGTGGTCAACGGCATCGAATTGACCGGCAATCTCAAGGGGCTGGAGAAAATCCGGCGCGAGGTGGGCATGGTGTTTCAGAGTTTCAACCTGTTCCCGCACATGTCCGTGCTGGACAACCTGACTCTTGCTCCGGTCTGGGTGCGGCACATGCCGCGCAAGGAGGCCGTGGAGCAGGCCATGCATTATCTCAGCCGCGTTCGCATTGCGGAACAGGCGGACAAGTTTCCGGGACAGCTTTCCGGCGGTCAGCAGCAGCGCGTGGCCATTGCCCGTGCCCTGTGCATGAATCCCTCGGTGCTTCTGTTTGATGAACCCACATCCGCACTTGATCCGGAAATGATCAAGGAAGTGCTCGACGTCATGATCGAACTGGCGGAAGAGGACATGACCATGGTCTGCGTTACCCACGAAATGGGCTTTGCCCGCACCGTGGCCGATCGCGTCATCTTCATGGACGGCGGAGAAATCGTCGAGGAAAATACCCCCGAGGAATTCTTCAACAATCCCCAATTCGATCGCACGCGCCTCTTTTTGAGCCAGATTCTCCAACATTAG
- a CDS encoding amino acid ABC transporter permease produces MSPDSAFKDRIPMLLVQTAVVGILIYFALTLFHNTQANLEARNIASGYGFMSVEGGLPINDTLLPYKPSDSYGYAFFMGVLNTLYVAVISIVLSTILGVIVGCARVSTNWLVSRLAAVYVEVLRNIPLLLTLFFCYSVVLASLPHPRKSLEPISGVFLNNRGLFLPRPEFQDGFLWVALAAVVALIASFVLIRRARRLREETGKGFHAGWIALGLCVVLPGIAWLVTPEAVTFDFAKLKGFNFKGGMVLRPEFTALLTGLVLYTAAFIAENVRSGIQSVSRGQLEAAKALGLKPGLTMRRVVLPQALRVCVPATTNDYASLVKNSSLAVAIGYPDMVSIGGTIIGQNDQAVEIIGLWMAVYLSINLCISLFMNWFNARVQLVER; encoded by the coding sequence ATGTCCCCAGATTCAGCTTTCAAGGACCGCATACCCATGCTGCTGGTGCAGACCGCAGTGGTGGGCATTCTCATATATTTCGCCCTGACCCTGTTCCACAACACCCAGGCCAATCTGGAGGCGAGGAACATTGCGTCGGGCTACGGCTTCATGTCCGTGGAGGGCGGCCTGCCCATCAACGACACCCTGTTGCCGTACAAACCGAGCGACTCCTACGGATACGCCTTTTTCATGGGTGTACTGAACACCCTGTACGTGGCCGTGATCAGCATCGTCCTGTCCACGATCCTCGGCGTTATCGTGGGCTGTGCGCGGGTGTCCACCAACTGGCTCGTGTCCAGACTGGCGGCCGTGTATGTCGAGGTGCTCAGAAACATTCCGCTCCTTCTCACGCTTTTCTTCTGCTACTCCGTGGTGCTGGCTTCCCTGCCACATCCTCGCAAAAGTCTGGAGCCGATTTCCGGCGTGTTCCTGAACAACCGGGGGCTTTTTCTGCCGAGACCGGAATTTCAGGACGGATTTCTGTGGGTGGCGCTTGCCGCGGTCGTGGCGCTGATTGCGTCCTTTGTGCTGATTCGCCGGGCGCGTCGTCTGCGGGAGGAAACCGGCAAGGGGTTTCATGCCGGATGGATCGCCCTCGGCCTGTGCGTGGTGTTGCCGGGCATTGCCTGGCTCGTGACACCCGAAGCCGTGACCTTTGATTTTGCCAAGCTCAAGGGATTCAATTTCAAGGGCGGCATGGTGCTTCGGCCCGAATTTACCGCGCTGCTCACTGGTCTTGTTCTGTACACGGCAGCGTTCATTGCGGAAAACGTGCGCAGCGGCATTCAGTCCGTGAGCCGGGGACAGCTCGAGGCGGCCAAGGCGCTTGGGCTCAAGCCGGGGCTGACCATGCGTCGGGTGGTGCTGCCTCAGGCCCTGCGAGTCTGTGTACCCGCCACGACCAACGACTATGCCAGTCTGGTCAAGAACAGCTCGCTGGCCGTGGCCATCGGCTATCCGGACATGGTGTCCATCGGCGGCACCATCATCGGCCAGAATGATCAGGCCGTGGAGATCATCGGCCTGTGGATGGCGGTGTACCTGTCCATCAATCTGTGCATTTCCCTGTTCATGAACTGGTTCAACGCCCGAGTGCAGTTGGTGGAGCGGTAG
- a CDS encoding ATP-binding protein: protein MRPLARLKFRTKLNLGITAIVVAMALVLLPLVGRMTAKALVEESKKRGSARAESLSTRAVEPLLAGDFLRLKDMVDEQVLVGDVVYAFVQDSEGHVLAHSYHKGFPIDLIKANSVRDGVHVHIQLLADKKLRIYDFAAPVSVTGKRLGTVRVGLSKTRINASVRELVTALAILFGGGLFLATALATLFARRVTRRLGDLRRHAEEMLKGNLDPDMGSPSGVNCWEMRRCELKDCPAYGETRRRCWYIAGTMCPECPPAAFPCGLDSCRACAVYRENAGDELQDLAETFDVMSLTLKTHIDELRDAETNLRDQQRLMRTLLDGTPDRVSLMDTRMRYQGANRSFAESVGLSLAGIEGKTDFDLFPEKVAEERHLDARDILESGTRIDKQIQIMEGDKERWFHVVCIPIQDDKNHIVGLLRTDRDISDIKQYEAQLIQAQKMEALGQLAGGVAHEINTPLGIILGYVQLLQEDLDPESQIHQDLRTVESQAKVCRKIVADLLGFSRSAASQKREMCFNNSVMEAVRLVAHTFSLDRTEILTELDDRFPIIYGDPEKLKQVWINLLNNARDAMPEDGGTIVVRTELDTPNGKVSIMVADSGSGIAEDTLRKIFDPFFSTKPVGVGTGLGLSVSFGIIEDHGGEITAASPVPTDFRFPERPGAPERGPGTLFEVHLPLDLGTYKRVASQPTEEN from the coding sequence ATGCGTCCGCTTGCACGACTCAAATTCCGCACCAAGCTCAATCTGGGCATCACGGCCATCGTGGTGGCCATGGCGCTGGTGCTGCTGCCTCTGGTGGGCAGGATGACGGCCAAGGCGCTGGTCGAGGAAAGCAAGAAGCGCGGCTCGGCCCGAGCCGAAAGTCTGTCCACCCGAGCCGTTGAGCCCCTGCTTGCCGGAGACTTTCTCCGCCTCAAGGACATGGTGGACGAGCAGGTGCTCGTGGGCGACGTGGTCTACGCCTTTGTACAGGACTCGGAAGGCCATGTTCTGGCCCACAGTTATCACAAGGGATTCCCGATCGACCTGATCAAGGCCAATTCGGTCAGGGACGGTGTGCACGTCCACATCCAGCTTCTGGCGGACAAGAAGCTGCGCATCTATGATTTCGCAGCCCCGGTGTCGGTCACGGGCAAACGGCTCGGCACGGTACGCGTCGGGCTTTCCAAGACGCGCATCAACGCCTCTGTCCGGGAACTGGTCACGGCGCTGGCCATTCTGTTCGGCGGCGGCCTGTTTCTGGCAACTGCGCTGGCCACCCTGTTCGCCCGGCGCGTCACGCGCAGACTCGGCGATCTGCGGCGCCATGCCGAGGAAATGCTCAAGGGGAATCTGGACCCGGACATGGGCTCCCCGTCCGGCGTGAACTGCTGGGAAATGCGCCGTTGCGAACTCAAGGACTGTCCGGCATACGGCGAAACCCGCCGCCGCTGCTGGTACATTGCGGGCACCATGTGTCCGGAATGCCCGCCCGCAGCGTTTCCCTGCGGTCTGGATTCCTGCCGCGCCTGCGCCGTGTACCGGGAAAACGCCGGTGACGAATTGCAGGATCTGGCCGAAACCTTCGATGTCATGTCCCTGACCCTGAAGACGCACATCGACGAACTTCGGGACGCGGAAACCAACCTCCGCGACCAGCAGCGACTCATGCGCACCCTGCTGGACGGCACCCCGGACCGGGTATCTCTCATGGACACCCGGATGCGGTATCAGGGCGCGAACCGCAGCTTTGCCGAATCCGTGGGCCTGAGTCTTGCGGGAATCGAAGGCAAGACCGACTTCGACCTGTTCCCGGAAAAAGTGGCCGAGGAACGCCATCTGGACGCGCGCGACATCCTGGAATCGGGCACGCGCATCGACAAGCAGATTCAGATCATGGAAGGTGACAAGGAACGCTGGTTCCACGTGGTCTGCATCCCGATCCAGGACGACAAGAACCACATCGTGGGGCTGCTGCGCACGGACCGCGACATTTCCGACATCAAGCAGTACGAAGCGCAGCTCATTCAGGCCCAGAAGATGGAAGCCCTTGGTCAGCTCGCCGGTGGCGTGGCGCATGAAATCAACACCCCGCTCGGCATCATACTGGGCTATGTCCAGCTCCTTCAGGAGGATCTGGACCCGGAAAGCCAGATTCATCAGGACCTCCGGACCGTGGAAAGTCAGGCCAAGGTCTGCCGCAAGATCGTGGCCGACCTGCTGGGCTTCTCGCGTTCCGCAGCATCGCAGAAACGCGAAATGTGCTTCAACAATTCGGTCATGGAGGCGGTTCGGCTCGTGGCCCATACCTTCAGTCTGGACCGCACGGAAATTCTTACCGAACTGGATGATCGGTTCCCCATCATCTACGGCGACCCGGAAAAGCTGAAGCAGGTCTGGATCAATCTGCTCAACAACGCCCGGGACGCCATGCCCGAGGACGGCGGAACCATCGTGGTCCGCACCGAACTGGACACGCCCAACGGCAAGGTGTCCATCATGGTGGCGGACAGCGGTTCCGGCATTGCCGAAGACACGCTGCGCAAGATATTCGACCCGTTCTTCAGCACCAAGCCCGTTGGCGTCGGCACCGGACTCGGCCTGTCCGTGTCCTTCGGCATCATCGAGGACCATGGCGGCGAAATCACCGCCGCGAGTCCGGTTCCCACGGACTTCCGTTTTCCGGAACGTCCGGGTGCGCCCGAACGCGGACCGGGAACCCTGTTCGAAGTCCACCTTCCCCTGGACCTGGGCACGTACAAGCGCGTAGCCTCGCAACCTACCGAGGAGAATTAA
- a CDS encoding amino acid ABC transporter permease, which yields METTNAMNEPKVFSPLPQLPPPPSSIGVAGWLKANLFNGWFNSILTLCSVGLLLKVVPPLVSWALLDACWIGEPGQCDQTGGACWAFVFHKMRLLLTGTYPSEFVWRPSIAGILFVLMAAATVSGKVKARYLVPGWGLLTVLSFWLIGGGAGLAHVDQSMWGGLMLSLGLAAIGILISVPLGILLALGRQSSLGMIRPLCIAIIEPIRGVPLITILFMASVMMPLFLPPGMQVNNLLRVQVGIILFSSAYMAEVVRGGLQAVPKGQLDAAKALGLSYWKLTLLVVLPQALRHVLPALIGRCIALFKDTSLVIIVGLLDFLGIAKAAAQDQDWLGCDAEAYVFCAFVYWCICFGMSRYGRSLEKRGPKTNK from the coding sequence ATGGAAACGACAAACGCGATGAATGAACCCAAGGTTTTCAGTCCTTTGCCCCAGCTTCCTCCGCCGCCCAGTTCCATCGGTGTTGCGGGGTGGCTCAAGGCCAATCTGTTCAACGGCTGGTTCAATTCCATTCTGACGCTTTGCAGCGTGGGACTGCTGCTCAAGGTTGTCCCGCCTCTGGTTTCCTGGGCGTTGCTGGATGCCTGCTGGATCGGGGAACCGGGCCAGTGCGATCAGACCGGGGGCGCATGCTGGGCCTTTGTGTTCCACAAGATGCGGCTGCTGCTTACCGGCACCTATCCGTCGGAATTCGTGTGGCGGCCTTCGATTGCCGGGATTCTGTTCGTGCTCATGGCTGCGGCCACGGTTTCGGGCAAGGTCAAGGCGCGGTATCTGGTTCCGGGCTGGGGGCTGCTCACGGTCCTGTCCTTCTGGCTCATCGGCGGAGGCGCGGGATTGGCGCATGTGGATCAGTCCATGTGGGGCGGTCTCATGCTCAGCCTCGGGCTGGCTGCCATCGGCATTCTGATTTCCGTGCCGCTCGGCATCCTGCTGGCTCTGGGCCGGCAAAGCTCCCTCGGCATGATCCGGCCGCTGTGCATCGCCATCATCGAACCCATCCGGGGCGTTCCCCTGATCACCATCCTGTTCATGGCCTCGGTCATGATGCCTTTGTTTCTGCCCCCGGGAATGCAGGTGAACAATCTGCTGCGCGTTCAGGTGGGCATCATTCTGTTTTCCTCGGCCTACATGGCCGAAGTGGTGCGCGGCGGACTTCAGGCCGTTCCCAAGGGACAGCTTGACGCGGCCAAGGCACTTGGTCTGTCCTACTGGAAGCTGACCCTGCTCGTGGTGCTGCCTCAGGCTCTGCGGCATGTGCTTCCCGCGCTCATCGGCCGCTGCATTGCTCTGTTCAAGGATACGTCTCTGGTCATCATCGTGGGCCTGCTGGATTTTCTCGGCATTGCCAAGGCCGCGGCGCAGGATCAGGATTGGCTCGGCTGCGACGCCGAAGCCTACGTGTTCTGCGCCTTTGTCTACTGGTGCATCTGTTTCGGCATGAGCCGTTACGGGCGGTCCCTGGAAAAACGCGGTCCCAAGACCAACAAGTAA
- a CDS encoding protein-tyrosine phosphatase family protein: protein MKIPRHKPVYVLTWVTDQLAVGQAPMSHAQLDAIRDQGIDAILNLCGEFCDLHDIEHGAGFEVRYLPLQDEEAPGLQELEKTLAWLDEAIYLGKKVLIHCRHGIGRTGTVLNAYLLRRGLGHMLAYKTLRKLKSKPANFNQWRTIRKYGKSSGKLTVREPCLEFKRLVDLSPFLNDYEGLVQTLEDMFPSESGQRCGRDHDRCCSTPIKLTLAEAVHLSHSINMHLTSQQRLDVIERAVETARKERQTARDFGPEGESTEYCLSQAGAVCPLLEEGTCLLFAQRPLQCRSYDMEAGQRSELWDSNLAPGLTRLSQEIYFAYVGTLPGDNLPKFALPDVVSGKFMEAIFRFMMDN from the coding sequence ATGAAGATTCCCAGGCATAAGCCCGTCTACGTCCTGACCTGGGTCACGGATCAGCTCGCCGTTGGGCAGGCCCCCATGAGCCACGCCCAGCTCGACGCGATCCGCGATCAGGGCATTGACGCCATCCTCAACCTGTGCGGCGAATTCTGCGATCTGCACGACATCGAGCACGGCGCGGGATTCGAAGTCCGCTACCTTCCGCTTCAGGACGAGGAGGCGCCCGGCCTTCAGGAGCTGGAAAAGACCCTGGCATGGCTGGACGAGGCCATCTATCTGGGCAAGAAAGTGCTCATCCACTGCCGACACGGCATCGGCCGCACCGGAACCGTGCTCAACGCCTACCTGCTCCGCCGGGGACTCGGGCACATGCTGGCCTACAAGACCCTGCGAAAACTCAAGTCCAAGCCCGCCAACTTCAACCAGTGGCGCACCATCCGCAAATACGGCAAATCCAGCGGCAAGCTCACCGTGCGCGAGCCCTGTCTCGAATTCAAGCGGCTTGTGGACCTCTCCCCGTTTCTCAACGACTACGAAGGGCTGGTGCAGACGCTGGAGGACATGTTCCCCTCCGAATCGGGCCAGCGGTGCGGCAGGGATCACGACCGGTGCTGCTCCACGCCCATCAAGCTCACGCTGGCCGAGGCCGTGCATCTCAGCCACAGCATAAACATGCATCTGACCAGCCAGCAACGGCTGGACGTGATCGAACGCGCCGTGGAAACCGCGCGAAAGGAACGCCAAACCGCGCGGGATTTCGGGCCGGAAGGCGAAAGCACCGAGTACTGCCTGTCGCAGGCCGGGGCGGTCTGTCCGCTGCTTGAGGAAGGCACGTGCCTGCTTTTTGCGCAGCGGCCCCTGCAATGCCGCTCCTACGACATGGAGGCCGGACAGCGCTCCGAACTCTGGGATTCGAATCTGGCACCGGGACTGACCCGGCTGTCTCAGGAAATCTATTTCGCCTACGTCGGCACCCTGCCCGGCGACAACCTGCCGAAATTCGCCCTGCCCGATGTGGTGTCCGGCAAGTTCATGGAAGCCATTTTCCGGTTCATGATGGACAACTGA